In Anopheles bellator chromosome 2, idAnoBellAS_SP24_06.2, whole genome shotgun sequence, the genomic stretch GAACAAAGAAATAAAGCGACCGGCAGATGTTACGCGGGATTGTCCACGGCATTTTACTACATCACCCCGGATCCGATCCCGCCGCACAGGTAGTGGGTTAGGTGATGCGATACGTATTTTCAGCGAAGAAGGCCAACGAAGACGCGCCCTGGACCTCTGCCTCCCTGCCTGGGCTGCTGTGGCACGGTGgtttacgacgacgacgggcgcgaATTTCCAAATTTCGGATCCCACGAAAGCCGCGGTCGCCGAGTGGACGATAATGGAatatggaaataaaaacacaagCGCACATTAGCCGAAACCGAAGACCTTTGAAGTGCTCTGCTGCAAAATGGGACGAGAAGTTGGCGCTCGGTGCTGGCGGTGTATGCGGGCGCGCCCCTCTTGTTTGGAAGCGGCATCATTCTGGGCCATGGTGGCGCGCCATTGGTTGCCCCACCTCCACCCGCACATAAACATGAATGTGGATGGCGAGCGCGAACCCCGGCCAAAAGCGTGTCACACGGATCTGCAACCCGGGCTACACACCGCTGCGATGGAATCAAAGGGGGTTCGCCACACTCTCTCTGGTGGAGATGGCGCGCCTCGGTAGGCTTCCGGGCGCTTTACCCGGAATATGGGATCAGCATCGCTTCCCGGTGCCAGGATCCGGAATTCGGATCCGGATCAAcggccggcgatcggttcAGGCGAAGAGTCCAGAACGGTACGGCATTCGGAATGGCCTTGAAAATTCGAGCGAGAATTTCTTCCCGCCATTTGCCCGGCCGTCCCGCCGGCCCCCGCCCCGCGGGACGCAACATCTTGCTATGGGTGCtcaagagcgagagagcgcgcgtcgaagcagagcgagagaaaaacatTTGAACGCACGCGGACCTAAagaataagaagaaaaagccGGACAAACgaacccgcacacacaccacgaGCGCTTCGTAAAACATTTTCATATCGCTCGCGCTAGTTCCGGTGTCCGCGCGCAATGGTGTTGGTGAAGTCGTGCGTACAACAATGAAGTAAAAGAACAGCACGCAGGGATGGAAAAATCCTGTTTTAGCACTCGACATTCGGCAGAAATGTGAGCTTTCATCCGCACAACTTTCACAGCAAGCATCACCAGAAATGCTTTCGTGTGAGCTTTTCCAGGTACAAGGACGAGAAGCGAAGGCCCAACGCAGCATCTGGTATTCGAATATTAGACGCAGCTGCACAAAACATCGATAGTAATTTGGTGGTGGACCGGCGAAACAAGCACCGTGGCGTGTAATTGTTTCCAAGAAAGGTACggcaataacaaaaaaaatgcttccgcACATTCGGCGTTTGCTGAAAGTCGTATCCCGCGGGCACGAGTTATCAACAATTTATGGCCGAGCATATCAGATCTGATAACTCGTCGAGGGCACGTTTTTCGTCACTTATTTCCGATTGATGATAGGCGGTGAGCTGTGTGAATTGCAAAGCTAAATAGATTGGAAATGGCTTTACTGGTGTTGAATGTGCCGCTGTGTGGATGTGCCGGTCACTTACTCGAACCTTCTATTATTCTATTTCTATTAGTACTTTAGTTCAGTGTTCCACATAAATGCGCGATGTTGACCTTTTATTTGCAACAATGGGACACTGCAACAAATAGCAGTTGTGGGTTGCTTTGAATAAACGCAATTAGAATTAAAAGTAATAATTAATGCTATTGGGTTGAAATATCATTCCACGAAAACAACAGAAAGTTTGCTGCAAACTTTCAAATTGCTTTCATAACGAAAAAAGTTGCATAAAATTatactgcggggacagacgatgcgtaacgtaatgtttttggcatttcagattaatgccaaacggcagcgcctctgtcaaaacgtttacgggtcagccgaggcgtaaacccgagcgtaaataccttttgcatacgctttgcttacaaacagaggataatttaagttcttatttgctggtaaaGCAACATttttacgctagttttaacgcctcgtgtggcctcccagatACGTTCTCAAAttgcaaatttgtttccaaaCGAGCTGGGCGGCTGTTCGTGTGGATGCTTCCAGCGTCATGAATGCGAATTACACCTTTTCCCAGCTTGCTTGCCCTTTGCTTACGCCATTCGTCAAAATAAGCCGCATTTGGCACCGAATTCCGGGCTCCGATCACCTTGAGGCGACAATCGCTGAAGTCATTAATTTTGGAGATTTTTCTACAAAGCGTTCGTGGTCGTTTTAATGCCCAACAATTACTGTGCGGTGTATCAAAAAGCACGCAAAAGTTACGCTAACTACTCGAACAAACTGTCCGAACGGTGTGTGAGGGAGAGTGTCGTTACGCCACCGTCCCGCCAGAGCGAGACGGGGAGAAAGTAATTTGTATTACACCGTTCGTCTCAAAAATATGCTTGTGTTTTCCTCGGTGATCAGAAAGgaggaatttaaaaaaggagTGAATTACGCTACCAATTCGCGAAGAACCATGGGTTTCGCGGGTACGAGGCACCGTCAGTGAGGAAGGAGGAAGGGTTTTGTCGGAAACTCGgccggcgatcgtcgtcggaTTTGTGGACGGCACGTCGCTACGCACGCAGAACGCTTGCCATTTTCTGATGCTATACACAAAAGCGCTGCAGCGACAAAGCACTCCGAAAGGGGTGCTGGGGTGCTCCGGCCCGGTGAAGTATCGTGGACCTCAAGTTGGTGTGAATAGTAAATAGTAGTGGCCAGTAAGCCTTGGAAATGGCACTTGGCATCATCTTCCGGCACGCATCTTTCGCCTACTTGTGTGTGAAACATAAAGTATGATACTCTCGGCGACAGCAGCAGGCCCATCAGcctcaccatcagcatcatcaccatcatcagcgcatcatcaacatcgcATCACTGGTCTTCGGGGCCTGTGGTTAAAAGTGTACTAAATAGaacgttaaatatttaacgcCGCGAAGATGGCCGCGACTCCGGCCGCAGTCACCTGCGAGAATGATCCAAATTTTGGAACCATTCTCTCGTTCATGGAACAGTTCGGCCCATTCCTGGACGTCGGCGAGTGGAACATTGCCGAGCTACGGTCGATGCTAGTGAACACCGAAACGGGTGAGATTAAAGGGGTTGCTCTAAAACTATGCTTTTCGCTACAAAATGATGCTCAATCGGCCACCCTGTCTGTTGCCTCCCTCAAGTTCCTCAAGCACTGGCCGATCTGCACATCAAGCTGATGCGGAAGATAAACAAAAAGGTACCGGTAGCCCGCTGGGAGCTGGCGTTGGCCAAATTCGCACACTCGTACTCGCACCAAGACGCCTGGGAAATCGAACGGTTCGGCTACAAAACGGCCAATTTGGCCGTGAAGCTGCGCGTCCTGAAGGTAAGAAGGGTGGATCAGCAACGGTTTCGGGGCAGGCTGTGTAACCCGAACCTCATCTGTTGTAGGCACTACTCGAGGGACAGTTCGATTTGAACACAAAGTTTAAAACCCACATCAACacgaccggtgccggcgagCTGCGGTTAGATCCGCTGGGCCGCGACCGGCAGGGCAACTGTTACTGGTACTTTATGGACGAGAGTGCCAACTTGCAGATCTATCAAACGGACGCTGAGATGGACACGTGGACACTGGTGGCCAGGTACGGTAGATAGGATACGGATATGGTAAGGTAGCACGCGTACTACTGCTGATTGACCTACCTTCTTCGTATTGATGTTCTTGCAGCAATCGGGAAGAGTTTGTAAACGTGATCGAGATGCTGAAAGAGAATAGACCGATCCAACCGCTTCCGATGGTGATGCCCGTGGAAGAGGAagacgaggaagaggacgagAGTGCCGAGAGTACGAGTGAATCGGAAGCGATGCGTCTGGGCACGATTCCGGCACCGACGGAAGCACTGCCCAGTTTGATCATATCGCGCCGCACGTACAAAACGGCCGAATCCTCCGTGACCGCCGAGACTGGCGAAGAAGGAAAGAATGGCAGCAAACAGGACGTGGTAGACGATGAAGCAGAAGCAACACCGGATGGGCCACCGGGCAAAGTGCTTGCAGAACAACAACCGCTCGGTGAGGAACCAGCGAAGGATAGCGCTGAACAACAAGAACAGCATTCTAGCGGACTGCCGGAAACGAAGACGGACGACGGAGCTGAGTCGGAGCCGGCGGGTGTCGAGCCAATGGATCTTGAATCGGAAAAACGGACCGACACGGAAGAAGCGATATCGAAGGAAGAGGAcaagagcataaaaatggacGTGGACGAGGAGCAGGAGCAAGTGCCTTCACCAAAGGTGAAGCCAGATGAGTCGAAAGTGCATACGAATAATCCAGCGAATCAGATGCAACCGACCGCCAAAGTGGATTGCGCGGAGACGAACGAATCAGTGCCCGATACAAAAGGATTCTCGCACCTTGAGAACGTCGAAGCCGATGACACCGAGAAGCCGCCAAGGGACGAAGAACCCAGTAAGGAATCGATGGTAGGAGAAGCGATCGAAGATCCACCGTTGGTGGTACAAGGCGCCGGAACTGGCGCCGAGTGCGACAGTAGTGTGGAGCCCATGTTTAGCGAAGTGGTCGAAGAACCGATCATGTTTTTCTACGGATTCGGCACCGGAGCGGACAACGATATGGGTAATACGAAGAAGCTGGAATCGACGGAAGCCGCAACGCACGAAACTACTGCTGCGAAAGGGGCCGGAAATGGCGAGGGCAATCCGCATTCGTCTACCGACGATACCAAGCCGGAGGAGGACGATGGCAATGAATTGGCCCCGTCGAAGAACACACCATTATCTACCAAAGAAAGCATCGAATCGGAagagcagcagcgacagcggcATGATGGTGACGGCGCAAACGATGGAGCCGATTCGGAGGAACTGCCTGAGAAAACGGACCCCAAACTGAACCGAAAGTCGTCACCAGCCATATCGGTACGCGGTAAAAGATCCGAGAGCCGGGACGAAGCTGTAACTGCTGCAGTggctgctgtggtggtggagaGAAAGCGTGGCCCAGGTCGAAAAGCGGCCGCCCCGAGAAAGCTTCTAACAACGGTAGCACCAACGGAAGAAGCCTCGTCACAGGAAGAGGAACTAGAACTGTACACAAAGCTGGTGGCCCCGGAGGGCACAACGAAAGCGGATGCCGTTAAGGAACCCGAGGATGCAAAAGGTCCACTGAAGACGGAGAAAAACGGCGACCACCGGCCTGCCACACAGTCGGTGGAGGAGAAAGGAGCTTTGAAAAAGGAATTGACACCCGAGAGGATGGTGGAGGCGTCGGCCGTCGCGAAACATGAACCATCTTCCGACTACACGGAAGTGGAACAGAAAGCGCCAAAGCAGAATAACGAATCCGATCGCAAAgatttggtggtggtggatccTGCAGAGGATCAGAAACCAGAGATCGCTGCGGGGATAAAACAAGAGGAACCCAGCGATGCGGCGGCACCGCTAgttccggaagcggaagacaAACTAAGTCCAGCAAAGCGGAAGCGACGCCATCGGAACGGATTAGGTAAGTACCCTTGGCGGATCGACGTCGTTTGTTTCACTAATTGTGTCCTCGCCTTTCGGTTCCAGTCGACGGCCTGGACATCTCGATGGTGTTGGTGGATGCGGGCTCGGACGGCGGTAATAATCCGCCGGTTCGCCAGTCCCGTCGCATCGCGATGCAGAAGATCAAAGAGGAGACGAACCGACGGCAGATCGAGGATCAGATGTTGAAGAAGATGAAAGCGGATGCGgtgcagaagaagaaagatCTGGGCATGAAGGTGTCCGACGAGGAGTATCGGCTGGGCAAGTCGTCGTCCTCGGAATCGGACAGTAGCAGTTCGGACGGGGGCCTTGGCGCGGACGGTcggcggcggaagaaaaagaagaaaaggaagaagaaaaagggcagcctcgcgcagcagcagctggacgagcagctgctggccaagAAGCAGTCGACGTGGAACAGTGCCACGTCGCCGGAGAGCAGCTCGGAGACGGAGGCAGAAGATTACTTCGTGGAGCACTACCACTCGGAGGAGGATGTTCGGCGGAGCCACGTGCTGAAGTCGGACCACGAGTTTTCACCTGAGTCGGACCTAGAGTCGGAAGCGCCGGCGCAACCACTGAAACGGGCCCGTACCGCCCGCAAGGCCCGACGCGCTCGCGatgaagaggaagaagaagacgagaaggaggacgacgacgatgaagcgGACCACGCGTGCCAGGAGTGCAAAAAGACGGATCAACCGGAGTGGATTCTGCTGTGCGATTCGTGCGACAAGGGGTATCACTGTGCGTGTCTCAAGCCGATTCTGTTCTCCATCCCCGAGGGCGATTGGTTCTGTCCGGTgtgccagcaccggcagctgATCGAGCTACTGGAGTCGAAGTTGACCGTATTCGATGCCCTGCGGGCGAAACTGGCTGCCGACGAGAAGCGGCGCCGGGAGGAAGAACAGTCGGCACGGGAAGccgagctggccgagctgGCGCTGGCCGAGCAGCGCGAAGAGCAGCTGCGGGCGGAAAAGCgtgcccggcagcagcagcggttgcTAGAGCGTGCTGAAGCCGAAGCGAATCGAACGGCAGCACGGGAagctgccggcggtggcgacggtggttcGCAAATGGAGTCGGACGACGAGGCGGAGGGCCAGCGGCAACGCCGCAAACGTCGCCACCAACGACGCCAGCGACGAGCACCGAAACGGCGTCGCGGATCTGGCGATCGCGCTTCCCGAAGTTCCCGATCGAGCCAATCGAGCAGTGATGGTTCGAACGAGAACGGTAATGGCAATGGTGGCCGCAGTGGTAGTGATGATACCACCGATTCCGACGACATACCCATCTACAAGCTGCGGCGTCGGGCATCGGCCAAGGTGAGCTACAAGTTCAACGAGTACGATAATCTGATCGACTCGGCGATCCGGCGCGAAATGCGCAACTGTGACCCGGTGcctgccgatgatgacgcGGAACAGGAGGATGAGCCGgaagaggaggacgacgatgagcgGCACGGAATGTCCAAGGGGAAGGACATTAGCACGATCATCGAGGCGGAGGAGGAGGCACGCCGAAAGCAGGCCCTGCTCGCTGAGGGAAAAGAGCACCCCGAgggcgacggcagcggcgatCGGCTAGTGAATGGCGGGGATCCGGCTTCGGTAGCCGACCGGAAGGTTGCCaaagacgaggacgacggtgtCGAAGGAGGACGCAAACCGGCGGCAGTCGCAGGgaaccgggccgccgggcagaagaagcgcaagaagaagaagaagctgtgTAAGATCGAGTTCAGCTCGGAGGAAGAGGCAGACGACGACTCGGACGAAGACTTCCGGGGCGATGTAAGCGGatcggacgacgaggaggacgaggaggaagatgatgacgacgatgacgaagacaTGAACAGTGCAACGGGTGAAAGCGAGAGCTCGCTGGAGGTGCGTGGTCGCGGCGGTGGAGGAGGCGGCGGTGCTCGGAGACCGAGCGGTCGGGCTGCGGTCAGTAAGCGGCGGCGGATCGTGGAGAACTCCGAGGATTccgacgaggaagaggaagccCGCAGAAGCGCGGCTAAGAGTAGGAAGAACCGCAAGAAGGGCGTGCTGGCGGACGATAGCGACGATCTCGATGTGGATctggacgacgaggacgaggaggaagacAGCGAAGACTACGACAGCGACGATCTGTGCAGtgacacggaaacggaaagcagTCGgaatagcagcagcaacagcagcagcagcagtaccgggggcagcagcagcgacggcgatTGGAggcgcaagaagaaaaagtcCAAATCGAAGGGTGGCAGCAAATCGGCCGCTGGCGGGAAGGGTGGCATTGGTGGCGGCAAGCATCTCGAGCGACCACCGAAGAAGACTGTCTCGAAAGCGAAGCCGCTGGCatcgagcgagagcgaaagcgacGGCAGTAGGAGcagcgccgccggcggtgatggtccggccggtggcaagGGCAAGGGAGGAGGTGGCAAAACGGTGCCACGCATCGCGAAGAAGCAGGGTAAAAAgggcaccgggaccggtgccggtggtagCTCCGCGGATGGTGAAGGTGGCGCGAAGAAGACGGACCGGAAAACGCGCGGCAAAAAGATCCACTACATCGTGGACGAAGATTTCGAAAGCTCCGACGACGGTATCCGGCCGGGAGTGCAGCGACCCGACACGCCGCCGGAGGAACGGGAACAGTTCATTCGCCGGCAGGAAGAAATTAAGCGCATGCTGGCGGAGAACAACGCGGCCAAAGCGAAGGAATTGGCCAACTCGAAGATCGATCAGCTCGCGGCGGGCAAGGATGGGCCGAAGGACGGATCGCTGTCGGATGTGCCGATGCAGGTGATCGAGAGCGCACGGATACTGGACATCGATTTTCTCAAGAGCACCAGCGGCAACACGGCCCGCATCGCGACGGTAGACTCGGTGGTCGATTTCGACGATGAGCTGCCGGAGGATTTCGATCCGAACGCCGACGACATGGACGAGGAAGCGCTGGCCAAGATTATGGAGGAGGAAGACTTTGCCCATCACCAGCTGAAACcttcggcgacggcggtggcgaccgtGGGTGCGgcgtcggccaccggtgccccGCAGGCGGAAGGCTTGCCAACAGGAACTCCTTCGAAAAATCGCCGCAAGTCACACGATCCAGATGAGTTTCTCCTGCAGCAAGCACGTGCTAGCGGTGGCGCTGTTGCTCGAGTTCCCCCCGGCAAAGAGCATCACCTGCATCCAATGAATTTAGCACAATCCGGAGCGGGTCCGGTTGGCACGCCGTATCCATCAAACGTGCAAAGTCCGATGAAGGCCTTACTGAAGTCCACGCTACCGCCCCCAGGGTCACCGATTGCCGGCATTCCCACGTCCACCATAATGAGTGCGGGCAGTGGCGGTCATGCCAGTACTATTCTGGCCAGCGCATTGCAAACGgcgccgcagcaacagcatccaACGGTACCCCCGCCACCGCTGCTTAAAGAGCACCCGGGAGCTCCGGGTGGGATGCGGCCGGACATTCTAATGCGTGTACCGCCGGGAAGCAACCTTCAACACCACCCATCGCTCGCCTCCTTTGTCGCCGGCGCCGGTGGTCCGGGTTTGCACCATAAACCAGAGCTGGCACACCTTATCAGTGGACTGGCGGCCGGAGTTCCGTTACCGAAGGGTGGTCCACCACCGACACACCATTCCAGTCCACAACACCACCTCCATCACCCGCACCGGTTGCCACCGGGTGCGATGTCGGTTCCCGCAGCGTCTATGCTCGGTCATGTGCCGCATCTAAAACCACATCCGGGGCTACCACtaccaccgacgacggtcagcagcagcaatatgCCGGTACCGCTTCCGTCACATTCGAAGGCCACAGGGGCCGTTCCAGTAACGACTGCGCCACAAATAGCACCGATTGGTCCCTCGCCACATCAAGCTgctgcgacggcggcggctgagCGGCGTCCCGGGCGTAGAAAGAAGATTACGCCGCTCCGAGAGGACTTAAAACGAAGAGGAGGGCCTCCGCTGTCGCCAACATCAGGACCTCaggacgcagcagcagcaccagtggcAACACCCTCACAAGCGCCAGGACCACCGGCTCATCAACAGGTGTTGCCGCCACCACTGCCGCGCCATCCGCACCAGTCGCCACTGTTGCCCCATCTACATCACGGGCACGCCGGTGGTGTGCGGTTGCCACCGGTATCGCTGGGAGGGGCCACGGGTCAACCGGTGGTAGGCGGCCTGCGTCCGCCACCCATCTCCACCAGCCATAATACAAGTAAGTTGCCAACGAAGCGGAGCTCAGCcgatttcctttccttttttgttgtctgTCATTCGCACAGCACTTAAAACGCTCACTTGGAGCGCTGCCTTATTCACGCCAAAGTATTCTCATCGCAGTAGACACTGCCGTGGTGACTTGACTGCAATGCGAAGTGCGATTGCGTTCTCAATTTCTCACCCTACGTTGTGTTACAGTTCAACAGAATGCATCGGCCAtcgctgctgcagcggcggccgcggcggcagctgctgccgcccaAGAAATAGCGATTAAGGTACATTCCCGGCCGGACGGTGCCAGTGgtagcggcagcggtggtATGCACGCGAACGAGCCGCCCATCTCGGTGCCCTCTTCGGTGTCACATTTATCGTATTTGTAAGTATCGCTGAAGGACACTCGCGATCGCAGACTGATCGATTAACTGCGTGAATTTGCTTGCTCGACAGATCGGAGAACCCACTGTTCGCCCATCGGCTCGGTCCCTTGCCCAGCAGTATTCTCGcttccagcagctccagccTGCAGCGGATAGCGGCGATGAGCGGGGCTGCCGGTCCACCGGCAGCCGTGTTCGGTGATCCGGCGGCAGCGTATAACGGTGGTTGGAAACCGCCGGGGAAACCGAAAGCATCGagcggcccaccaccaccaccgacggcaccGCCGTCGGGTGGCATGATGATGGGTCCTCCGGTTGGCTCGTTGGAGCATTATCATGGTGCGTAGTGTCGTTTACGGTTCTTGACTGTTCTGTTAATTCGATAAACTTCCCTTTCCGTTGCAGATTACAACCCGGCGAGTCATTACAATCCGTACTACAACGTGCTGGACCGTGCGCACCATCTCAGGCCTCCGCCACCCTCGCTCGGGGAGCTGCATCGCACCAGCGCCCTATCGCCCACCACGTTCACTACACTGCAGCCCCTAGAGTTTCAGCACGTCCTGAAACCGAGCGgagaaaatcatcatcatcatcatgttccgcatcatcaccatcatcatcatcatgcagCGACATcggctgcggcagcggcggcagctgcggcggcggcggcagcggcctcGGTTGCCTCCGTAGCACCCGCAGCGTCGGCAGGAGACGAAGGCGCTCCGACACCGCACGGCAGTGTTCCGCCTTCGCCCTCATCACGGACAGCACCGGCCGAGcacgcggcggccgccgtcggtgcaACATCGCCTCCTTCAACGGGCCCTACCGCTAGCGGCGGAGAAGAAGGAGGACGGTCACCGACGTCAGCATTGGCGCCACCTTCGGGCGTGTCCGCTGGCGCCGCGGCGTCCTCCAGTGCGAGCAGCAGCGTTTTCGGCGAGCTCGTCAGCTACTTCAGTTCCCAGCAGGATGATTTAGATTCGTAATATATTTAAACAGCAACATGGCCGCGCAATGGCCGCGCAATGGCCTCGCACTGGTGGAAGCAGCCAAACGCGCCACAACTCTAGAATCAAACTAAACGTACTACTCTCCAGCACCTACTAGCGGGCCGGGCGTAGCAAAGGGGCACCCTTTGGAAACCCTTCCCCCGTCCCGTGTAATGCAACCCTTGGCAGCCCGGTGCCCCGAGTGGCCCCAGCAGAAGAATGTGGTGCTTGCCGTGTGCTAGTGGTTGGTAgatgaaaatatatttgtttgtAATAAGAAAGTTACGAGATATACTCACAGGAGAAGAGAAACATCAGCCTCACACATACAAACGTACGTGTGGGCAGCGCGTTTGGCCAGAGCAAATGCTGCAAGAATTAGAGATTAAACGCATAAGAGTAAAGTATTTAAGCGCGTTTGTGTATTggcgttttcttttgtatcCTTCCTTCTCCTCTCTTAGTCTCATGGGTTTACCCTCTAAAAATATCCTTGGACTTGGTCCTGTAGCATACTCACCGTCCGGCCGGCATCCGGGGAAATAGGATGGGTTTTCCATGTATTGGCGCTTGTATGTATATTCCGCCTTGGGTCTAGCCTTTCTTCGATGGCTATTATTTCTTTGCCACTGATCGAATCCTGCATTGCTCTGTGAGTTCTGTAAACCCGCTCAGGACCAGTCCAGGGTCGATGCTGGGGAAACAGTTTGGCAAGTTCGTTTCATCGCAAGCACTTCAGTTTCTATGGGCAGAGAGGGGAACTTTCGAGCGTTAAATTGTAGCATTTTCAGCAGTTGGTTGTCGTTTGCTTACGAAAACTTGCTTTGCGCGTGTAACGGTCATTTCGAATCACCGTCAAGCCAATTGCGACAGGTCGACGATGCtcgtgtgtggtggtgtcttggaaggcaaaaaccagggaccgggaacgtgGAGTCATCAAAATCATCAATCAGCATCAGGCGGGTCAGAAAATACGTTTGACGCAGCACTGATCACGGGAACCAGACTCGCACCACCGATAAGTATCCGCCGTGTGTGCAAAAGCGACCGTGGAAGTTGTGGACAAACGCGAAAAACTCAGCGCTGCCAGCAACAATACACATCATCACCACCTGCCACCCTGTCCTCTCGCGAAACTGTGCACAGGGCCAGTGCGCGCGCGGGCAaggaagcaaagaaaacaatgaagAAAGACCATCAGCCAGCGCCAGACCGTTCGTGAGAAGTGCAAGTGAAtcttttttacctttttttcgTGCGTGAACCCTCCGGACGAGAgtgtgcttgtgtatgtgcgtgcgtgtgttgtgttggtgtgttccgttttttctcctCTGATACGACCGagggcacagcagcagcagtctaCTAGGGGATTGGGGCAGACGA encodes the following:
- the LOC131207301 gene encoding remodeling and spacing factor 1, whose translation is MAATPAAVTCENDPNFGTILSFMEQFGPFLDVGEWNIAELRSMLVNTETVPQALADLHIKLMRKINKKVPVARWELALAKFAHSYSHQDAWEIERFGYKTANLAVKLRVLKALLEGQFDLNTKFKTHINTTGAGELRLDPLGRDRQGNCYWYFMDESANLQIYQTDAEMDTWTLVASNREEFVNVIEMLKENRPIQPLPMVMPVEEEDEEEDESAESTSESEAMRLGTIPAPTEALPSLIISRRTYKTAESSVTAETGEEGKNGSKQDVVDDEAEATPDGPPGKVLAEQQPLGEEPAKDSAEQQEQHSSGLPETKTDDGAESEPAGVEPMDLESEKRTDTEEAISKEEDKSIKMDVDEEQEQVPSPKVKPDESKVHTNNPANQMQPTAKVDCAETNESVPDTKGFSHLENVEADDTEKPPRDEEPSKESMVGEAIEDPPLVVQGAGTGAECDSSVEPMFSEVVEEPIMFFYGFGTGADNDMGNTKKLESTEAATHETTAAKGAGNGEGNPHSSTDDTKPEEDDGNELAPSKNTPLSTKESIESEEQQRQRHDGDGANDGADSEELPEKTDPKLNRKSSPAISVRGKRSESRDEAVTAAVAAVVVERKRGPGRKAAAPRKLLTTVAPTEEASSQEEELELYTKLVAPEGTTKADAVKEPEDAKGPLKTEKNGDHRPATQSVEEKGALKKELTPERMVEASAVAKHEPSSDYTEVEQKAPKQNNESDRKDLVVVDPAEDQKPEIAAGIKQEEPSDAAAPLVPEAEDKLSPAKRKRRHRNGLVDGLDISMVLVDAGSDGGNNPPVRQSRRIAMQKIKEETNRRQIEDQMLKKMKADAVQKKKDLGMKVSDEEYRLGKSSSSESDSSSSDGGLGADGRRRKKKKKRKKKKGSLAQQQLDEQLLAKKQSTWNSATSPESSSETEAEDYFVEHYHSEEDVRRSHVLKSDHEFSPESDLESEAPAQPLKRARTARKARRARDEEEEEDEKEDDDDEADHACQECKKTDQPEWILLCDSCDKGYHCACLKPILFSIPEGDWFCPVCQHRQLIELLESKLTVFDALRAKLAADEKRRREEEQSAREAELAELALAEQREEQLRAEKRARQQQRLLERAEAEANRTAAREAAGGGDGGSQMESDDEAEGQRQRRKRRHQRRQRRAPKRRRGSGDRASRSSRSSQSSSDGSNENGNGNGGRSGSDDTTDSDDIPIYKLRRRASAKVSYKFNEYDNLIDSAIRREMRNCDPVPADDDAEQEDEPEEEDDDERHGMSKGKDISTIIEAEEEARRKQALLAEGKEHPEGDGSGDRLVNGGDPASVADRKVAKDEDDGVEGGRKPAAVAGNRAAGQKKRKKKKKLCKIEFSSEEEADDDSDEDFRGDVSGSDDEEDEEEDDDDDDEDMNSATGESESSLEVRGRGGGGGGGARRPSGRAAVSKRRRIVENSEDSDEEEEARRSAAKSRKNRKKGVLADDSDDLDVDLDDEDEEEDSEDYDSDDLCSDTETESSRNSSSNSSSSSTGGSSSDGDWRRKKKKSKSKGGSKSAAGGKGGIGGGKHLERPPKKTVSKAKPLASSESESDGSRSSAAGGDGPAGGKGKGGGGKTVPRIAKKQGKKGTGTGAGGSSADGEGGAKKTDRKTRGKKIHYIVDEDFESSDDGIRPGVQRPDTPPEEREQFIRRQEEIKRMLAENNAAKAKELANSKIDQLAAGKDGPKDGSLSDVPMQVIESARILDIDFLKSTSGNTARIATVDSVVDFDDELPEDFDPNADDMDEEALAKIMEEEDFAHHQLKPSATAVATVGAASATGAPQAEGLPTGTPSKNRRKSHDPDEFLLQQARASGGAVARVPPGKEHHLHPMNLAQSGAGPVGTPYPSNVQSPMKALLKSTLPPPGSPIAGIPTSTIMSAGSGGHASTILASALQTAPQQQHPTVPPPPLLKEHPGAPGGMRPDILMRVPPGSNLQHHPSLASFVAGAGGPGLHHKPELAHLISGLAAGVPLPKGGPPPTHHSSPQHHLHHPHRLPPGAMSVPAASMLGHVPHLKPHPGLPLPPTTVSSSNMPVPLPSHSKATGAVPVTTAPQIAPIGPSPHQAAATAAAERRPGRRKKITPLREDLKRRGGPPLSPTSGPQDAAAAPVATPSQAPGPPAHQQVLPPPLPRHPHQSPLLPHLHHGHAGGVRLPPVSLGGATGQPVVGGLRPPPISTSHNTIQQNASAIAAAAAAAAAAAAAQEIAIKVHSRPDGASGSGSGGMHANEPPISVPSSVSHLSYFRSENPLFAHRLGPLPSSILASSSSSLQRIAAMSGAAGPPAAVFGDPAAAYNGGWKPPGKPKASSGPPPPPTAPPSGGMMMGPPVGSLEHYHDYNPASHYNPYYNVLDRAHHLRPPPPSLGELHRTSALSPTTFTTLQPLEFQHVLKPSGENHHHHHVPHHHHHHHHAATSAAAAAAAAAAAAAASVASVAPAASAGDEGAPTPHGSVPPSPSSRTAPAEHAAAAVGATSPPSTGPTASGGEEGGRSPTSALAPPSGVSAGAAASSSASSSVFGELVSYFSSQQDDLDS